One Cryptosporidium parvum Iowa II chromosome 5, whole genome shotgun sequence DNA segment encodes these proteins:
- a CDS encoding CNcl1p/MJ0026/YebU-like. SUN family methylase: KMSNKGYSDLVKESKLFEKYYKEQNIVPVEEWELFMEYLKQDLPSTFRVVGVSPYSSSIKEFAKETESVTVYLNENSEEMDNLIKEIKWYPKGLAFQITKSRDKLRRSSGVSKEFHSKLVMMSDGGSIMRQEAVSMLPVLFLDVKPNHYVLDLCSAPGSKTSQIIEILQSEQAVTGEYPKGFVIANDLDTRRAHMLIHHTRHLNSPSLIVTTHSADHFPDIYLSNPSSESLKEKFYFDRILCDVPCSSDGTLRKNPNLFAKWSISFSLGLHRLQRNILLRALSILKPKEGLLVYSTCSFNPLENEAVVSSVISSLANRGIHVEIVDPLTISEISKDVISKTKFGRGISTWRVPIPRKQLKKNKNKKNKCEETNVELLSQEPKEFFDNYEEVPFQSRESIFPSMFPPEDPKIKESLSKCIRISPHQENTGGFFVSVLRITSSEKEDHKVDNFQLEIQDDYLTLADNPNKKNIIKMLFNPYGISNFNEEKILNTLIYRNPKGDFNRACTNKKSLEELNKKEKENKEGSTDKIEDDFDSINNTTDDLSNQELEDSKFPRKMWQVSESVSKFLFSAKSKNPLRVIHAGFPGVELSRYRKGPISIEDNQIIDVNFPPIYRFNCGFNSYLHYSHGLSLDDTPRCREFPIKYILKLLQTIEKPTENTEEVKEFHPYRIPRHHLKEEEYPEFKGIFDLPGSIIIKLDMKKFGGNKPIFLPAHVGRHHIELLLDKFLRFCVKFHIEWLYKHQNH; the protein is encoded by the coding sequence aaaatgtcCAACAAAGGTTATAGTGACCTTGTAAAGGAGAGTAAATTGTTTGAAAAGTATTATAAAGAGCAAAATATAGTTCCAGTAGAAGAATGGGAACTTTTTATGGAATACCTCAAGCAAGATTTACCGTCCACTTTCAGGGTAGTCGGCGTTAGTCCATATTCATCATCAATAAAGGAATTTGCAAAGGAAACTGAGTCAGTTACAgtttatttgaatgaaaataGTGAAGAAATGGACAacttaattaaagaaattaaatggTATCCGAAAGGATTAGCTTTTCAGATAACAAAATCAAGAGACAAGCTGAGAAGATCATCTGGTGTTTCAAAAGAGTTTCATTCGAAGCTTGTTATGATGAGTGATGGGGGAAGCATTATGAGACAAGAGGCTGTGAGTATGTTACctgttttatttttggatgTTAAACCAAATCATTATGTATTGGACTTGTGTTCTGCTCCAGGCAGCAAGACTTCTCAAATTATTGAGATTCTACAATCAGAACAGGCTGTTACAGGAGAGTACCCTAAAGGATTTGTTATCGCTAATGATTTAGATACAAGAAGAGCTCATATGTTAATTCATCATACAAGACATTTAAACTCTCCCTCATTAATTGTAACAACCCACTCTGCGGATCATTTTCcagatatttatttgagCAATCCCAGCTCTGAGTCGCTAAAGgagaaattttattttgacAGAATATTGTGTGATGTACCGTGCAGCAGTGATGGCACATTGAgaaaaaatccaaatttgTTTGCAAAATGGTCCATAAGTTTTTCTCTAGGTCTGCACAGACTCCAGAGAAACATTCTTTTGAGGGCATTATCTATTCTTAAGCCTAAAGAAGGCTTGCTAGTATATAGTACATGCTCATTTAATCCATTAGAGAATGAAGCAGTTGTTTCCTCGGTAATTAGTTCTTTAGCAAATAGAGGAATACATGTAGAAATCGTTGATCCTTTGActatttctgaaatatcGAAGGATGTTATTTCAAAAACTAAATTCGGAAGAGGGATCAGCACATGGAGAGTCCCAATTCCGAGAAAACAactgaaaaaaaataagaataagaaaaataaatgtgAAGAAACAAATGTTGAATTGTTGTCTCAAGAACCTAAAGAGTTCTTTGATAACTATGAAGAAGTTCCATTCCAATCAAGGGAATCCATTTTCCCATCAATGTTTCCGCCTGAAGATCCAAAAATAAAGGAAAGTCTATCCAAGTGTATCCGTATTTCTCCTCACCAAGAAAACACTGGAGGATTTTTTGTTAGTGTTTTAAGGATAACCAGCTCTGAAAAGGAGGATCATAAGGTGGATAACTTTCAGCTAGAAATTCAAGATGACTACTTAACTCTAGCTGATAATCctaacaaaaaaaatattatcaaaatgCTTTTTAACCCATATggaatttctaattttaacgaagaaaagatattgaatactttaatttataGAAATCCAAAAGGAGATTTCAATAGGGCTTGTACCAATAAAAAAAGCCTAGAAGAGCTTAACAAAAAggaaaaggaaaataagGAAGGTAGTACAGACaaaattgaagatgattttgatagtattaataacaCAACTGATGATCTTTCTAATCAAGAATTGGAGGATTCTAAGTTCCCTAGAAAAATGTGGCAAGTGTCTGAGAGCGTTTCTAAGTTCTTGTTCTCAGCTAAGTCTAAAAATCCTCTGAGAGTGATTCATGCAGGGTTTCCTGGTGTTGAGCTATCTAGATATAGAAAAGGTCCAATATCAATTGAAGATAATCAGATTATAGACGTAAACTTTCCACCGATTTACAGATTCAATTGTGGATTCAATAGTTACTTACATTATAGTCATGGCCTCTCTCTTGACGATACTCCAAGATGTAGAGAGTTTCctattaaatatatcttAAAACTACTTCAGACGATAGAAAAGCCAACAGAAAATACTGAAGAAGTTAAAGAATTCCATCCTTACAGAATCCCCAGACATCATCTTAAGGAAGAAGAGTATCCTGAATTTAAAGGAATTTTTGATCTTCCAGgatcaataattattaagcTTGATATGAAAAAATTTGGCGGTAACAAGCCTATTTTTTTGCCGGCTCATGTAGGCCGTCATCATATTGAACTTTTGTTGGACAAATTCTTAAGATTTTGTGTTAAATTTCACATTGAATGGCTATATAAACATCAGAATCACTAA